In a single window of the Halobaculum lipolyticum genome:
- a CDS encoding DUF3592 domain-containing protein — protein sequence MADKWSLSVDTPDSLRRALLLLVVGLAATSFGAYDYTQQSDAVDDAVEIDAEVVAVGVDATAGGSGAGTDYRPTAEFTYEYDGETYTSTSVFPSATSPTYDTESAAREVLAGYDAGDTVTAYVDPDAPGDAFLLDRTSNAPLLFAGIGALFVAVGGVSTVRRLRG from the coding sequence ATGGCCGACAAGTGGTCGCTCTCCGTCGACACCCCCGACTCGCTCCGGCGGGCGCTGCTGCTGTTGGTCGTCGGCCTCGCCGCGACCAGCTTCGGCGCGTACGACTACACCCAACAGTCCGACGCGGTCGACGACGCCGTCGAGATAGACGCCGAGGTGGTCGCCGTCGGCGTCGACGCCACCGCCGGCGGGAGCGGCGCCGGCACCGACTACCGACCGACAGCCGAGTTCACCTACGAGTACGACGGCGAGACGTACACGAGCACGAGCGTGTTCCCGTCGGCCACGTCGCCGACGTACGACACCGAATCGGCCGCCCGCGAAGTACTGGCAGGCTACGACGCCGGCGACACGGTCACGGCGTACGTCGACCCCGACGCCCCCGGCGACGCGTTCCTGCTCGACCGCACGTCGAACGCGCCGCTGCTGTTCGCCGGGATCGGGGCGCTGTTCGTCGCCGTCGGCGGCGTCTCGACGGTCCGGAGGCTCCGCGGGTGA
- a CDS encoding DUF7504 family protein, which yields MSLSAGRSFSVGDLPIDGVDAGTSVLLTGDDSRALEAAFYHLVAPEPEERAAVLSTDTQGRSVRRSLDRVAEGAADRTSVLAGTGRSSDGVQAVDDLADLAGLGMTFTSMVAEAQQGSGRFRSGILLCSSVCAAADDIRSVYRMLNSNFLPELRRGDGIGVCALDTSVDFGSTSSSVVKGMTTSFNTHITVESDGRDVSLDLSDFGGSDRSTVSL from the coding sequence GTGAGTCTCTCGGCTGGCCGCTCGTTCTCCGTCGGCGACCTCCCGATCGACGGCGTCGACGCCGGCACCAGCGTCCTGCTCACCGGCGACGACTCGCGGGCGCTCGAAGCCGCGTTCTACCACCTCGTCGCGCCAGAGCCGGAGGAGCGCGCCGCCGTGCTCTCGACCGACACGCAGGGCCGGTCGGTGCGACGCTCGCTCGACCGCGTCGCCGAGGGCGCCGCCGACCGGACGTCGGTGCTCGCCGGGACCGGCCGGTCGTCGGACGGCGTGCAGGCGGTCGACGACCTCGCGGATCTGGCGGGGCTCGGGATGACGTTCACCTCGATGGTCGCCGAGGCACAGCAGGGGTCGGGCCGGTTCCGCTCGGGCATCCTCCTGTGTTCGTCGGTGTGTGCGGCCGCCGACGACATCCGGTCGGTGTACCGGATGCTCAACTCCAACTTCCTCCCCGAACTGCGCCGCGGGGACGGCATCGGCGTCTGCGCGCTCGACACCAGCGTCGACTTCGGCTCGACGAGTTCGAGCGTCGTCAAGGGGATGACCACCTCGTTCAACACGCACATTACGGTGGAGTCGGACGGGCGTGACGTCTCGCTGGACCTCTCTGACTTCGGCGGGTCGGACCGCTCGACCGTCTCGCTGTAG
- a CDS encoding GAF domain-containing protein → MERSVLCVDERSRLDAVTDAIDAEATLAAEGATSVAAATERVADGGVAAVVTAYDLPDGSGMDVVETVREEAPQTPCVLFTDVPPTEIDTGRFGDSIVEYLSRDLPDAYDRLGFVAGDVIDHSVQVGFLAPDDEPERLAALAEYDVDSLPVEESFARLTDLIASHFDAGVAFIGLIERDEENFLACHGADLDSLTREETICTHSMLQEDVMVVPDVRADKRFSENGSLDAMGIRSYAGANMTTPDGHVIGQVCLIDFEVRDYDEAERAELQEFAETAMEILELRRQVRDAAADAEEVPA, encoded by the coding sequence ATGGAGAGATCAGTGCTGTGTGTCGACGAGCGTTCCCGATTGGACGCCGTCACAGACGCTATCGACGCGGAAGCGACGCTCGCTGCCGAGGGCGCGACCTCGGTCGCGGCGGCGACCGAACGGGTCGCCGACGGCGGCGTCGCGGCGGTCGTGACCGCCTACGACCTCCCCGACGGCTCCGGGATGGACGTGGTCGAGACGGTCCGCGAGGAGGCGCCGCAGACGCCGTGTGTGCTGTTCACGGACGTGCCGCCGACGGAGATCGACACCGGACGGTTCGGCGACTCGATCGTCGAGTACCTGAGTCGCGACCTGCCCGACGCCTACGACCGACTGGGCTTCGTCGCCGGCGACGTGATCGACCACAGCGTGCAGGTCGGCTTCCTCGCGCCCGACGACGAACCGGAGCGCCTCGCCGCGCTGGCCGAGTACGACGTGGACAGCCTCCCGGTGGAGGAGAGTTTCGCCCGGCTGACGGACCTCATCGCGAGCCACTTCGACGCCGGCGTCGCGTTCATCGGACTCATCGAGCGCGACGAGGAGAACTTCCTGGCGTGCCACGGCGCCGACCTCGACTCGTTGACGCGCGAGGAGACGATCTGTACCCACAGCATGCTCCAGGAGGACGTGATGGTGGTGCCGGACGTCCGCGCGGACAAGCGCTTCAGCGAGAACGGGTCGCTCGACGCGATGGGGATCCGGTCGTACGCCGGCGCGAACATGACGACGCCCGACGGGCACGTCATCGGGCAGGTGTGTCTCATCGACTTCGAGGTGCGCGACTACGACGAGGCCGAACGCGCAGAACTGCAGGAGTTCGCCGAGACCGCGATGGAGATCCTCGAACTCCGGCGACAGGTGCGCGATGCGGCCGCCGACGCCGAGGAGGTGCCGGCGTGA
- a CDS encoding DUF6498-containing protein, which translates to MRPPSVPRPGPLAAVAATLVAPVGVLAFGWSTAVLLGVFVVEVIAVVWWSVAKIPFAAKRPNNELDDDDRLFKPLQEKRGEITLPGRLPPVYLRNLPTLVAVVCFLAPLETAAALMVFGFAVPAVPDGTGGQLLLGGLAVVAGRGYETWSDYFRDGGYRDHSARSVLILPFMHLFGVGTLLFVAGPLEGSGVAGDVVLAAVIGGKLLFDLRTLRMERRADSHGWLSQFFGSEEYEIDPEPVVVPDGDPVVTARAPRGVAVVDAVARGITYSLSSGVLVVWLVVAFLLAIGAPALAVVPLLVVLAFVAFRAFGRYLAYGSVEYRGYDGVLVVYDRLLDEPQARLERTGVTDASVVRDPLDRLFGTRTLTVEGADEDDGEPTGELFPPDPAEVNDDDANADRSVRLAHVAAADAESIVDTLGVSWLLER; encoded by the coding sequence GTGCGCCCTCCGTCGGTACCGCGTCCGGGACCGCTCGCGGCGGTCGCCGCCACCCTCGTCGCCCCCGTCGGCGTGCTCGCGTTCGGCTGGTCGACGGCGGTGCTGCTCGGCGTGTTCGTCGTCGAGGTGATCGCCGTCGTCTGGTGGTCCGTCGCGAAGATCCCGTTCGCCGCGAAGCGCCCGAACAACGAGTTGGACGACGACGACCGACTGTTCAAGCCGCTGCAGGAGAAGCGGGGTGAGATCACCCTCCCCGGCCGGCTCCCGCCGGTGTACCTGCGGAACCTCCCGACGCTGGTCGCCGTCGTCTGTTTCCTCGCGCCGCTGGAGACGGCCGCGGCACTCATGGTGTTCGGGTTCGCCGTGCCGGCCGTCCCCGACGGCACCGGCGGACAGCTCCTGCTCGGCGGGCTGGCGGTGGTCGCCGGGCGCGGGTACGAGACGTGGAGCGACTACTTCCGCGACGGCGGCTACCGCGACCACTCGGCGCGGTCGGTGTTGATCCTCCCGTTCATGCACCTGTTCGGCGTCGGCACGCTGCTGTTCGTCGCCGGTCCGCTGGAGGGGTCGGGCGTCGCCGGCGACGTGGTGCTCGCGGCCGTGATCGGCGGGAAGCTCCTGTTCGACCTGCGGACGCTGCGGATGGAGCGTCGCGCCGACAGCCACGGCTGGCTGTCCCAGTTCTTCGGGAGCGAGGAGTACGAGATCGATCCCGAGCCGGTCGTCGTGCCCGACGGAGACCCCGTCGTCACGGCTCGGGCGCCCCGCGGGGTCGCCGTCGTCGACGCCGTCGCCCGCGGGATCACCTACTCGCTGTCCAGCGGCGTCCTCGTGGTGTGGCTGGTCGTCGCCTTCCTGCTGGCCATCGGCGCGCCGGCGCTGGCGGTGGTGCCGCTGCTCGTGGTGTTGGCGTTCGTCGCGTTCCGCGCGTTCGGTCGCTACCTCGCGTACGGCAGCGTCGAGTACCGCGGCTACGACGGCGTGCTCGTGGTGTACGACCGGCTGCTCGACGAGCCGCAGGCACGCCTCGAACGCACCGGCGTCACCGACGCGAGCGTCGTCCGCGACCCGCTGGACCGGCTGTTCGGCACGCGGACGCTGACGGTCGAGGGCGCCGACGAGGACGACGGCGAGCCAACCGGAGAGCTGTTCCCCCCGGACCCAGCCGAGGTGAACGACGACGACGCGAACGCGGACCGGTCGGTGCGGCTCGCCCACGTCGCGGCGGCGGACGCGGAGTCGATCGTCGACACGCTCGGCGTGTCGTGGCTGTTGGAGCGGTGA
- a CDS encoding Zn-ribbon domain-containing OB-fold protein — MTDADLDASDPRTLPGFFDALADGELLGGVCADCGQVLLPPRPACYACGSRAVDVEPQSREGRVFSHTAVHTPPPAFAAEAPYTVAVVELADGGRLLGRVTADHADVAIGDPVELTVREPTAAEREVALDYEADWPIHVFEPR, encoded by the coding sequence ATGACCGACGCCGACCTCGACGCGTCCGACCCCCGGACGCTCCCGGGCTTCTTCGACGCCCTCGCGGACGGCGAGCTACTGGGCGGCGTCTGTGCGGACTGCGGACAGGTGCTGTTGCCGCCGCGGCCCGCCTGCTACGCCTGCGGGAGCCGCGCCGTCGACGTCGAACCGCAGTCGCGCGAGGGCCGGGTGTTCTCGCACACGGCGGTCCACACGCCGCCGCCCGCGTTCGCGGCGGAGGCGCCGTACACGGTCGCCGTCGTGGAACTCGCCGACGGCGGTCGCCTGCTCGGCCGCGTGACCGCCGACCACGCCGACGTCGCCATCGGCGACCCGGTCGAACTCACGGTGCGCGAGCCGACGGCCGCCGAACGTGAGGTCGCCCTCGACTACGAAGCCGACTGGCCGATCCACGTCTTCGAGCCGCGGTGA
- a CDS encoding thiolase C-terminal domain-containing protein, producing MAEPVIASVGSSRLGRTDLPGRDLFSVALAEAFEDLPDPADLVEAVYVGNQSETYEHQIMTGTLLAEWAGLRHVPAERVEGCAAAGALALRHAVKDVRNGEHEAVLACGVEKMTSAGTAGATDALSAAFDRAIEQRSGVTAPSQYALLARRYLHETDATERDLAEIAVKNHANAADNPRAQFPKEIDVDTVLDSDPIAPPLKLYDCAPVGDGAAAVLVTTAELAEDLDRPQVRVAGSGASANNIAVAERDMTDIAGARIAAETAYEEAGIDAADVDLAEVHDAFTVCEALLSEAAGFAPEGTGYQSYLPPEERADGWTDVQLSPSGGLKARGHPIGATGLLQALEAYEQLTGTAGDRAVDGAETALLLNEGGVADAVTVGHVLTTAEGAR from the coding sequence ATGGCAGAGCCTGTCATCGCGTCGGTCGGCTCCTCGCGACTGGGTCGGACGGACCTCCCGGGCCGTGACCTGTTCTCGGTCGCGCTCGCGGAGGCGTTCGAGGACCTGCCCGACCCCGCCGACCTCGTCGAGGCGGTGTACGTCGGCAACCAGTCCGAGACGTACGAACACCAGATCATGACCGGGACGCTGTTAGCCGAGTGGGCCGGCCTGCGGCACGTCCCCGCCGAGCGAGTCGAGGGGTGTGCCGCCGCGGGCGCGCTCGCGCTCCGCCACGCCGTGAAGGACGTCCGAAACGGCGAACACGAGGCCGTGCTCGCCTGCGGCGTCGAGAAGATGACCTCGGCGGGCACCGCGGGTGCGACGGACGCGCTCTCGGCGGCGTTCGACCGCGCCATCGAGCAACGCTCCGGCGTCACCGCGCCCAGCCAGTACGCGCTGCTCGCCCGGCGGTACCTCCACGAGACGGACGCCACCGAGCGCGACCTCGCGGAGATCGCGGTGAAGAACCACGCCAACGCCGCCGACAACCCCCGGGCGCAGTTCCCGAAGGAGATCGACGTGGACACCGTCCTCGACTCCGACCCGATCGCCCCGCCGTTGAAGCTGTACGACTGCGCGCCGGTCGGCGACGGCGCCGCGGCCGTCCTCGTGACGACCGCCGAGCTCGCCGAGGACCTCGACCGCCCGCAGGTGCGCGTCGCCGGCAGCGGCGCCTCCGCGAACAACATCGCGGTCGCCGAGCGGGACATGACCGACATCGCGGGCGCCCGTATCGCCGCCGAGACGGCCTACGAGGAGGCGGGCATCGACGCCGCCGACGTCGACCTCGCGGAGGTCCACGACGCGTTCACCGTCTGTGAGGCGCTGCTGTCGGAGGCCGCCGGCTTCGCCCCCGAGGGGACGGGCTACCAGAGCTACCTGCCGCCCGAGGAGCGGGCCGACGGCTGGACGGACGTGCAGTTGAGTCCCAGCGGCGGCCTCAAGGCCCGCGGCCATCCGATCGGCGCGACCGGTCTCCTGCAGGCGCTGGAAGCGTACGAACAGCTCACGGGGACGGCGGGCGACCGCGCGGTCGACGGGGCCGAGACGGCCCTCCTGCTCAACGAGGGGGGCGTCGCGGACGCCGTCACCGTCGGCCACGTGCTCACGACGGCGGAGGGGGCACGATGA